One segment of Falco rusticolus isolate bFalRus1 chromosome 3, bFalRus1.pri, whole genome shotgun sequence DNA contains the following:
- the LOC119145124 gene encoding type-1 angiotensin II receptor-associated protein isoform X2 encodes MNYMFPASYAWGNFSVLAVGIWAIVQRDSLDAIVMFLTGLLLTVLTDIIHISVFYPPNNHLTDAKRFSIGMAIFSLLLKPVSCCLVYRMYRERGGEYTFNIGVTCAGQDRSTYEPIDQQDAPPQWPDSSKTAQQPY; translated from the exons ATGAATTACATGTTTCCAGCCTCCTATGCCTGGGGAAATTTCAGTGTCCTTGCGGTGGGGATCTGGGCCATTGTGCAGCGAGATTCCCTTGATGCCATCGTGATG TTCCTGACTGGCCTGCTGCTCACGGTCCTCACAGACATCATTCACATCTCTGTCTTCTACCCTCCAAACAACCATCTCACTGATGCGAAGCGTTTCAGTATAGGCATGGCCATCTTCAGCCTCCTCCTCAAACCTGTGTCCTGCTGTTTGGTGTATCGAATGTATCGGGAGCGTGGAGGAGAGTACACCTTTAACATAG GTGTCACCTGTGCAGGCCAGGATCGCAGCACCTATGAGCCAATTGATCAGCAGGATGCCCCTCCACAGTGGCCTGACTCAAGCAAGACAGCTCAGCAGCCGTACTGA
- the LOC119145124 gene encoding type-1 angiotensin II receptor-associated protein isoform X1, producing MELPAVSLKAIILVHWLLTVWGCMNYMFPASYAWGNFSVLAVGIWAIVQRDSLDAIVMFLTGLLLTVLTDIIHISVFYPPNNHLTDAKRFSIGMAIFSLLLKPVSCCLVYRMYRERGGEYTFNIGVTCAGQDRSTYEPIDQQDAPPQWPDSSKTAQQPY from the exons gcCATCATTCTGGTACACTGGCTGCTCACAGTGTG GGGATGCATGAATTACATGTTTCCAGCCTCCTATGCCTGGGGAAATTTCAGTGTCCTTGCGGTGGGGATCTGGGCCATTGTGCAGCGAGATTCCCTTGATGCCATCGTGATG TTCCTGACTGGCCTGCTGCTCACGGTCCTCACAGACATCATTCACATCTCTGTCTTCTACCCTCCAAACAACCATCTCACTGATGCGAAGCGTTTCAGTATAGGCATGGCCATCTTCAGCCTCCTCCTCAAACCTGTGTCCTGCTGTTTGGTGTATCGAATGTATCGGGAGCGTGGAGGAGAGTACACCTTTAACATAG GTGTCACCTGTGCAGGCCAGGATCGCAGCACCTATGAGCCAATTGATCAGCAGGATGCCCCTCCACAGTGGCCTGACTCAAGCAAGACAGCTCAGCAGCCGTACTGA